Sequence from the Rutidosis leptorrhynchoides isolate AG116_Rl617_1_P2 chromosome 3, CSIRO_AGI_Rlap_v1, whole genome shotgun sequence genome:
CCCTGGTCCCCTCCACGAAATAATCAGGTAGTGCAGACAAGAAAGCAGCATTGAACACGTGGCTCCTATTAACGGTCAgcactgtagctataaataacggaTTCGAATCACAAGACATGGGGATGGCCTTCTTAGGAAATTACACACATACTAGTTCGAGTATCTACGTACGGACCAACCGTGCTATATACATAGCGCCTTCCTCACCAGCGCTACCGGACTTATAGCATCGCACTAGATATTCTGGATATACAGGTAATGTTCCTTGAACACAAATCCTATCATCAGCGCGAGCCATCGATGATcggactacccgccgatggtgggtccacgtttaaccacccctgttgagatcctcatctcgtaaggggttattcacggtactccggaccggagagttaaactcaattgacccttaaatcccctttcaatgatgtcaagcatggaccgaacccgacctgATTATTCTAtgtttgatcatttggcgccatctgtgggacatacaagttaaaaggttttgatttgatcttttCTCTATATGTCCACTATTCATTTATTTTCTCTATACAGGCACCTGTCGCGAGAATAAATGCATTCAATGGCCAACTGCTGACCACAGCTAGGAACAAAGCGCAAAGATAGCGCTGACGGAAGCCCGAGGATGACAGAGATATCGTTCCCTGCCATTCAGACATTCAACACTTCCTGCGCACCCATTGTAGTGCAGGGATATCTGCCCGAATGTGGTCATGGCGTTAAGCGCCTTCACATAGATAACGGCAGTAGCGTTGACATCATGTACGAGCATTACATCCAACAGCTGCCCACAACGATGAGGAGAACCATCAAGCCTCTGACTATGGCATTATTCAGGTTTTCAGGAGAATCAGCGTGGCCTATCGGAATCTTGGATTTGAAGCTAGAGCTGAGAGACAACATGGATAAATTAAAAAACGCACTGAGAGCATAGAATTCTGCATTGTCCGCTCGTACTCTAGATACAATGCTATACTCGGAAGGACTTCCATTCAGAAATTTGGCGATGTACCATCCATAATTCACGGAATGGTTCGATTCCTGACGGATCAAGGAATTGCCACCCTCGAGTCAATGCTGCTAGACGTCTTGTGTGCATCTGTTACTGATAAGGGGAGTGCTACTCCCGAAGAAAAGGGTGCGAATGAATGGTGGGTTATAGTTAATCCCGAGTATCCGGAACAGAAGGTAAAGATAGGGGGAGCCTCACACACGAGACTAAGGAAAAGCTGAGAAATATCCTCATCTCCAATTCTGACGTATTTTGTTGGCGCGATGCTGATATGACTGGAGTACCGCGAGAGATCGAGCAGCATTATCTCTGTGCCAGCATCAACTTGACTCCTATCAAACAGAAGAAGCGGCCAATGGCACCCGAAAGAAGTGAATGGTTGTGCAGGGAAGTGGATAAGCTGTTTAAGGCCAACATATTGCGAAAAGTAAACTACCATACATAGGTAGCTAATCCTGTGTTGGTCGTCAATTCTGATGGAACGTGGTGGCTCTGTATCAATTTTAAAGATATTAACAAAGCTTACCCCAAAGACAACTATCCTTTGCCAGAAATAGACTGGAAAGTAGAGTCGCTCACCGGTTTTTGGTTCAAGTGCTTCCTAGACGCCTACAAAGGGTATCACCAAATACAAATAGCGGAAGAAGATGAGGAGAAGACCGCGTTCCACACAGACCAGGGGACATACTGTTACACAAATATGCCTTTCGGACTCAAAAACGCTGGCGCTACCTATCAGCGCACCAACGATACAGCATTCGCTAAGAAAATCGGACGCAACCTCGAGACGTCACGACCTCGTCATTAAGAGCAATACCGAAGAACAGTTGTTGGCCGATATACTCGAAATGTTTAACATACTCAGGAgcatcaacatgaagctcaaacctGTCAAGTGTAGCTTTAGTGAAGAAGAAGGGAATTTTCTAGGGCACATCGTAACTCCGTGCGAAATCAAGGCTAACCCGAAGAAGATAGAAGCAATTGAAAAAATTCCCTCCCCCAAAACTAAGAAGCAAGTTCAAAGCCTCAATGGGAAATTAGTCGCGTTAAAACGATTCCTATCTAAGAATGCTGAAAGATCGCTCCCATTATTTCATACCTTGAAGGATTGCGCTAAAAAATTGGATTTTAAATGGTCAGACGAGGCAGAAAACGCGTTTCAGGAGATGAAAATGCTTCTCAAAGGCATCCCTACATTAACGGTGCCAATCGCTGGCAAAACCTTGATACTTTATCTCGCGGCGTCTAAGGAAGCCGTTAGTTCCGTCTTAGTCGCTGAACGGGGGATGCTCAGATGCCGATATATTTCATCAGCAAAGCGCTATCGGGAAGCGAGCTGAATTATCTCCCCATAGAAAAACTCGTATACGCGCTCGTTATTACCGCTAGACGTTTGCGCAGATACTTCCAAGCACATCCAATTACGGTACTCATTGATCAACCTATTCGACAGCTGCTCTATAAACCCGAGATATCGAGCAGGCTAACCAAATGGGCAATAGAGCTAGGCGAGCACGAAATCTCAGCAAGCTCTGAGGGCGCTGGCGCAGGGCTGATCCTCGCCGGTCAGCATTAGGAGGAGCATACATACGCGTTACGGTTCAACTTTAAAGTAACAAACACTGAGGCGGAGTATGAAGCGCTATTAGTAGGGATGCGTATAGCTCGAGAATTAGGAGCAAAGAAGTTACAAGCCTACGTGGATTCACAGCTAGTCGCCAATCAGATAAACGGCACATTTGACGCCAACAAAAAATCTATGCAATCATACCTGGCTCTGGTTCACTCTCTAGCCGATACATTTGTTGACTTCATGATCAGCCAAATCCCTAGGAGCAAGAACAAGCAGGCGGATGCGCTCAGTAAGCTGGTGGCCCTCACCTTCAACCATCTGGAAAAGAAAATATTAGTGGAACAAGTCTTCAAGAAATCCACAGAGCCAGAAACAATGATTGCGTccgttgaagaagaagaaatgactTGGATGACAGACATCATAGAATTCTTGCGCACTGGATCTTTACCTGAAGGAGAGAAGGAAGCGATGAAGATTAGGGTAAAAGCACCGAATTATGAATTGCGAGAAGTTCTATATCAAAAGTCTTATTTAGGCGCCTCCCTACGCTGCGTAGGACCTAAAGAAGCCGATATGATTATCGATGAGATTCACAAGGGATCTTGTAGGTTGCATTCTGGGTGGAGGACAGTCACCGAGAGGATTAAACGattaggatattattggcccagaATGTACGCTGACACAGCTGAAAGGACAAGAGTTTGCCAAGAATGTCAGTTCCACGCGCCAGTTAGCAGAGCGCCACAACACCTTATGATACCAATCACGtcgccatggccattctgcaaatgggctatTGACATAGTGAGACCTTTCCCAAAGGGCGCAGGAAACGCTGAATACCTAGTGGTCGCCATCGACTTCTTCACTAAGTGGGTAGAAGCGAAGCCGCTGCGCACCATCACTAGTAAGCAGATCAGAGATTTTTTCTGGGAAAGCATCGTGTGTAGATTCGGTGTGCCTAACGAGATTGTCAACGACAACTGTACACAATTTCCGCAGCTGGTGTCAGGACTTGAATATCAAGCAACGCTTCACCTCCGACACGCGCCCTCAGGCTAATGGTCAATGTGAGGTTACAAACAGAGACATTGTACACGCCATAAAAGCAAGATTGGGAATGAAGCACAGTGGATGGGTAGATGAGTTACCAAAAGTCTTATGGGTGCACAGAAGAACGTACAAGAACTACACAGGAGAGAAACCATTCAGTTTGGTATACGGTTCAGAAGCAGTAATCCCGGCCAAAATAACGATTCCGACAGAGAGAATTTTTTCGTACCGCGAAGGCGAAAATGACGAAAGGTTGCGCACTAATCTAAATTATGCGGAGGAGCACAGGGAAATGGTAGCAATTCGAGAAGCCGCCAACAAACAGCGAATTGCAAAGTATTAAGACAAGCGTGTAAGAGCAAGAACTTACAAGATGGGGGAATTTGTGTGGCGCGACAACCAAGCAAGCAGGGCCCAAAACACTGGGAAGTTAGGGCCGAATTGGGAGGAACCTTACAAGGTCATTGGGATCAGCAATACTGGAACTTATAAACTGGCAGAGCTTAAGGGAAATCTAATTAAACGGACCTAGCATGCTACCGCGCTTAAAAAATGCTACATGTAATATAGAAAATAGGAGACTTGATCAATCACCTACTTTATCTAGATTTACATGTAATTACTAAACAACGCGTCTTTGTAGGTCGACCGTGTGTTGCGATATTGTAAACTCATTTTTTGATTATATTAAAGCATTAAGTCATTTCTGGTTATGATTTCATGTGCCTCTCGGAGCTGAATAGCTTTATGATTTGAACTGCATGAGCACAATGAAATACTAGcgcgttcctgcctacttaagggatgACTTTCCCTAGCTCCCGCGCAGCAGAAGTCTGTTTGGCGACAGACTAGACTAATTACTGGAGAGCGACGGTCATTGGGTTGACCTAGTTCCACCCGAGCAGACCTAGGGATCTGCAAATAATGACTATAAACAAAAAAACATTGGTCGTGCTTGACCACAGTCCCAAACTAACGTTTGGAAGGCTCTTTGACGCGATTACGGGCGCGCGACCCAAGTGTGTGCTGAGTGCACATCAGCACACATAAAGGTTAGCGGCGATACGCCGAGAGTACAAAATAACAATGATTACCAGTTATGAAACAAAAATACGAGCAGTAAGTGCATCATAAGCTTACACTGCGATAATACATTTCCCATTTATTACGAAAAATACACTTAGTACAAAATGTTATGCGCGTCGTAATGCATTATGACACTACAAAGTAAAATTACAACTTAGAGTCTACTAACTCTCTCGCCGACACTCGCGGACTGCGTAACAACTCCTCGAGCCGAGGAATAGGGATGTGGTGCAATGCTCTGCAGGCCTCCCTAGCAACTTTTCGCGCTCCAGGAATGACACAGTCTCGGGTAGCTTTAGGAAGGATAGTGGGCACCTGAATATGTTCTTTCACGATATCCCAAAAGTGAAGGCGCTCGACATCCTGTATAGCTTTCAAAGCACTCTCATAGCGATTATTCACGGCGGCGCTATTTAAAGCATGATCCACTATGCGAAGGAGACCTGCCTTTAGCACCTCAAACTCGTGAGCAGCCGACCTCGCTCGCTGCTCCAACTCGGCGCACTGTGCGCGTAACACACGGATGGTTTCCTCATGATCGCTATTCTGAAGGTTAGCATTATCTAGTTGTGCCTAAATCTTTATATTTGTCTGTTGCACCTTATCAAGCTTGCCGCAAAGGCGCATTATGGTGTCCCTCATTACGGACAATTCATCGTCGGAAGACTAATTGCCCGGCCCGGGGCTCTGGACGTTCTTACCCTTACAAGAGCCCGCCGATTTCGGGCGCTACCTTTCAACAGTGGAGTCACTATCAATATGAATGGGAGATGGATGATGTCTGTTCGCGCTCCCTCTCGCATTACTACCGCGCCCGTCATCTATATAGGAATAATAACAAGTGAGTAGTGCCAAAATGCAAACACAATAAGCAACAAAGGAGGTGCGCAACATACCAGGGCTAGCGCGCTTTGTTGGGGGAAAAGCAACAGATCTTTTGCGCTTCTTCGGAGCAGGCGCACCGCGATATGGCGGAATAAGTTTCCCGCGAGGACATCACTTAGGCAAGTCAGCATACTGCGCCgcaatcttcattttcttcttcCTGTGTGAGGGGCCAGAAGCAGAAGCTGCAGCGACGGGATGCTTTGTGGAAAAACCTTTCCCTAAAGGCATACGATCCACCGCTACAGGAGTAGAAGAAGAAAACTCGAGGTACTCGAAAAAGGAAATTGTTGTCAACAAAGGGTAGAAGCGTTAAGGAAGGTGTAGAGTAAAAGAAGGTAAAAAGCTCTACATACCTTGCAAATGACGACTGAAGTGAGGATTGTAGTTGGGATCTAGCCAATGCTTGGATATCCCACCAGCATACAGAACGCTGTTGCCATACACACGTAAGGGAAGCGCGCGACCTACGCATTTTTCCAACATTGACCTTTCACTTGAACTTAAAGGTGGCGCCATATTTAAGCTACCGTCAAAACCGTATTGCCAAGCACTCACATTTGAGAACTCTAACGGAATGAAGGTATCATCCACGAAGAATTAACGCTCTTTCCAATTATGCGGATTCTCCTCTGATGGCTCACCGGTAAAGCGAACATTGTCATGGAAAGAGAACCAACCTGTATCAATCCGTTCACAAGAAAATATGTTTTTAAACAAATTCACCGTAGGAATAAAATCATGCACCTTACACCACATCTGAAAAATAACGAGGCGGCAGACGCTGTCAAGATCAAGATGACCCACGCCAATGTTAAAATGGGAAAGTAAGCGCAGATTGAAGTTCGTAGGCGGAATGCGCATGTTTCCCCGCTCAAAATCTACACTGTATACAGCTACCTTTCCGCAAGGAGCATGGTTCACCCGGTCTAAGTGACCAAGAACAATAGGTGACAGAGATCTCATGGGAGGATAGCGCTCTGAGATATGCGCTACATATTCGGCAGAGATGGATGAAGGAATAGAGCCAACGTTGGAAAAATCAGTGCGATAAGCCATGAAAGGGTGAAAAGCAAGAAAAGTGAAAAATGAATGAAGAAAGTTCTATTTATAGAAGGGGAAGAGACGGTCATAATGAATCTTGACCGTACATGTGACAGATGACAAGCAAAAGGAATTTAATGCAACATGACGAGTGATGTGATGGCCATCACGACACACCTGTCATAAAATTAATAGCAGTTGAGTTCGACACCATGCGCAATACTTGCGCAtaatatcgaactggggggacttaataatACGCATACCCGGTTTGCTCGtgttgcgcatcacacttgcaccatgtGCATATCCTGCGCGCTATAGCACTTCTGGTGCAAGTAAATGTGCGCTAGGGGGTGCCAGCTTAATGATGGCGCGCTACATAAAGATGACGTGTCCTGTACTTACCACGATCTCTGTACAAGGGCCGACAGCCAGCAAAAAAAGGTAATAGTACTGTTCCCTGGTCCCCTCCACGAAATAATCAGGTAGTGCAGACAAGAAAGAAGCATGGAACACATGGCTCCAATTAACGGACAGTATtgtagctataaataacggacttGAATCACAACCCAGGGGTTGGCCTTCTTAGGAAATTACACACATACTATTTTGAGTATCTACGTACGGACCAACCGCGCTATATACATAGCGCCTTCCTCACCTGCGCTACCAAACTTATAGCATCGCACTAGATATTCTGGATATACAGGTAACGCTCCTTGAACACAAATCCTATCATCAGCGCAAGCCATCGATGACcggactacccgccgatggtgggtccacgtttaaccacccctgttgagatcctcaTCTTGCAAGGGGTTATTCGCGGTACtccagaccggagagttaaactcaattgacccttaaatcccctttcaatgatgtcaagcatggaccgaaccctaccggattattctatgcttgatcattaaCATCACGAAGTTATATAttaaaaaagtttaggcacttgtgtctaaattgtaaatcatttaaagcaagcatgtgtctcaccccaagatttataaaatacattaaaatatgtaaaaagcggggctatgagttcaccttagtagcacagaagagttattccacaagagaatgaattgaacggaagaacgtgatcggaatatcaacctagagatagaatgtaccaTCAGATATTACCTAAAAgacttaagtataataattatactaataacgatggttttctaaaataatttccattttcggaaagttaccatttatggaaagtttccacttatagtaaccttctaattatagaaagttcgggttataatctataaCAAGATGTTATACACCTTtacccaaatctcgttgctatcataaaAGTCACTCTGATGGTCAGTTGTTACCggacgcccaggattcttgaccagaatctatgtcttggcattcaaaatccacaagcggttcccataaggcaacaaggaccaccctaggccatatgtagcggtgaggttcgtatatagtgcacgttatcttgattataaccttcacattttataggtgtataatcttttattatatagctaagttaattatttagttactatttgtattatataactaattatagtttaataattatatatgtattattattcaagctataatttttattttaacttagattaattaatatctacaatatactaatcattatcttatactatatatataacataaatgtattatattatttgttacttaatttacaagatacttaataatatagtactttattaacttaatattatccataaatactaaaataattaataaaatacctaataatcatatacataatttttatagtcttagttaattataaaaatcagtagaaaaatttaagaaagtatttttattacaattttgtatttatatttgtttccattcttaaattaatcacaaaacaagtttaattctacataaaataccaaattaacataaataattatttttaaaatttttataagtttcttacagttaattaacctgtagaaaaatattaaataaaatatttatttatttttataattatttccttatttaccctctatttacataataaaagagtttaataatacaataattaataaattgaaccataaattaatttatatatttctctAAGATCTAGAAAAAGTTTATGaactcagaaaaattatttattattattaatttactgtatatatttttattacgaatttcaccttgtttttatcattaaataataaaaaattcgaatttaaattttataaaatatccACTGaactaattatttaaattaaatatcatACTTTACTAGAAAAATATTTGTATATCTTAATTAACCTTTTtcctattttttataaatatatatgtataccatatatatatatatatatatatattaaagaaacagttttaattaaataaaatataaaaacttattataaattagaaaattgtttttcctagatctcatattacttattaataattaacacgtataatatataatttaataaactcaatacataattattatttatttttaaatggTTCGGCTGAAAAATACAAACAAatatttttaaaaatacaaaaacgaATTATTTTTCTgaaaattcaatttttataaaactcattcatcatactaataattatcatatataaagttatatttaaTTAAGCTTGtaacaatttaaaaaaaatatattgttgttgttgttgttttcggccgaaaaaaaacaagaaaaagaaaaaaaatgaaaagaagaaaaaaaaaaagaagaaaagaaactcACAAATTTGTTTTAGGGTTTTGAGAGCTCCAAAAGTTTAATGTAAAAATTATGAGGGGTTAAGTCCTTATTTATAGTTTTTAATGATTTGGGCTCCAAGAAAAATACATTCCATTTAAAAACACAAATTAATTTCTTTTTCTCCTTTTTTTTATATTCGGCCGACTAggcctttttcttttttcttttttattaaaAGGAACATTCTAgaatatcttgtattttattttcttttatttaattaacataatttattatatatttatttatactttttgctatatatataaatacatatatttttatattaaatttacaaaATTATTTTTGTCACCCAttacttaatcattttatatatacgctcatatttatattttatttacattttatttacacTAATATATAGTACATACTTTTTAATACGTAATATAtacacttaataataattataattataataataataataataataataataataataataataataataataataataataataataataatattattattattattattattattattattattattattattattattattattattattattattattattattattattattattattattattattattattattagggttagggtaagggttagggttagggtcaCATTAAATAATTGGGGTTTACAATAaatgattaggtttagggtttagttcattaatgacgagtattagggttagggtttggtttatgaatattaattacttcatttattatgttcggataacaaccctaatataaTGTACGAATCAACAATGAAACCCTAGGGGCATTATAGTCATTACAGAGTGGAAAAATAAGGGTTGTTATaataccactaatcagtaacacttggaGCCAATACTATCACCTTAAATACACAGGGTAAACAGCATTGACCTCTTACATCGGAATTACACCCATCGACGTTCACTGGTGCACACATAATCATATAT
This genomic interval carries:
- the LOC139901308 gene encoding uncharacterized protein, translating into MRIARELGAKKLQAYVDSQLVANQINGTFDANKKSMQSYLALVHSLADTFVDFMISQIPRSKNKQADALSKLVALTFNHLEKKILVEQVFKKSTEPETMIASVEEEEMTWMTDIIEFLRTGSLPEGEKEAMKIRVKAPNYELREVLYQKSYLGASLRCVGPKEADMIIDEIHKGSCRLHSGWRTVTERIKRLGYYWPRMYADTAERTRVCQECQFHAPVSRAPQHLMIPITSPWPFCKWAIDIVRPFPKGAGNAEYLVVAIDFFTNWCQDLNIKQRFTSDTRPQANGQCEVTNRDIVHAIKARLGMKHSGWVDELPKVLWVHRRTYKNYTGEKPFSLVYGSEAVIPAKITIPTERIFSYREGENDERLRTNLNYAEEHREMVAIREAANKQRIAKY